The Halorubrum sp. BV1 nucleotide sequence CGACAGACTCCGGACGCCGTCGGCGAACGACACTGCAACCGTCGACACCGAGGAAGACACCAACAATCAGTAATACTGACATGACCAGTAACCTTAACATCATCATCGCGGGCGGCGGACGCGTCGGCTTCCGGACGGCTGAGATACTCGCCGACCGCGGTCACGACGTGACGATTATCGAACGCGACGAGCGAACCGTCTCGAACATCGCCGACGAGTGGACGGCGACTGTTATCGAGGGTGACGCGACCGATCCGGACATCATCGAACAGGCCGGCATCGAACGGGCCGACGCGATCGCGGCGCTCACGGGCGTCTCGGGACTGAACCTCGCGGTGTGCCTGGCCGCCGCCGAGCTGGCACCCGGCATCCGGACCGTCGCGCGCATCGACAGCGCCGTCGGCGACGCCTACACTCGGTTCGTCGACGCCGTGCTCTCCCCCGAGCGGGCCGGTGCCCGCCTCGCGGCGAACGAGATCCTCGGCAGCGATGTCCAGACGCTCGCCGACGTGACCGGGACGCTTGACATCATGCTCGTCCGCGTCGCAGAGGGGGCCCCAGCCGCCGGGAAACAACTGACCGACGTTCGGTTCCCAGCGGGAACGCTGATCGTCTCGGACGACGACGGACAGCGGATCGCCCGCTCGGACACGACGCTCTCGCCCGGACGCCGCTACGTCGTCGCCGTCGAGCCGGACGTCGCCGAGGAAGTGATGAATCTGATGCGCGGGTGAGACCGGTGTCTCGATCCGGCCCGACGCCGCGCCCGGAGTGGCATCCGAGCCGCCTCAGCAGCCGAACCACGGTCGACACCGCGATAGCTTTTAACCGAGTCGAGCGTCACGGTCACTCATGAGTATCGCAGACCGAATCGCGGTCTTTCGCGCGGAGCTCGAAGAGTGGCTCCGCGGTCTCTACCACGGCATGATCACGCACCCGGCCTACGAGAAGATAGAGAAGGAGGCCGAAGACGCCGAAGACGAGTTCATGCTCGCGTGTTTCCCCGACGCCTTCGGCATCCCGTCTCCGGTCTCGTACTACACCGCCGAGCTGCTTCCGTATCTCGAAGACGAGTTCGAGGCCTGGGAGCGCCGGCTGTGGGACCGCGAGAGCCTCATCGAGCGGAAGGGCCAGCAGTACCACTTCTGATGGACGCGACAGCTATGGAGGTCCGGTGATGGAGCGGTTCGTCTTCTTCGGCGGGAAAGGCGGCGTCGGCAAGACGACCGTCTCGTGTGCGTACGCCTACCGCTGTGCGGACGCGGGGGTCCGCACGCTCGTCGTCTCGACGGACCCGGCACACTCGGTGTCGGACGTGTTCGATCAGCAGTTCGGCGACGACCCCGAGTCGGTCGCGGGCGTCGATCGACTGGACGCGATGGAGATCGACCCCGAAGACGAGATGCAACGCCACCTCCAAGAGATCCGAGAGGGACTCTCGGAGCAGGTGTCGACCGCGATGGTCTCGGAGATCAACCGGCAACTGGAGATGTCACACGGCACGCCGGGCGCGTACGAGGCCGCCCTGTTCGACGCGTTCGTGACCGTGATGCGCGAGGAAAGCGATCCGTACGACCGGGTGGTCTTCGACACCGCGCCGACGGGGTCGACGCTGCGGCTGCTCGGTCTCCCAGAGTTCCTCGGCGACTGGATCGACCGGCTGCTGTACAAGCGTAAACAGTCCATCGACCTCTTCGAGAAGGCGGCGATCGGCGACATGGAGCCGCGACGGTTGATGG carries:
- a CDS encoding TrkA family potassium uptake protein, whose amino-acid sequence is MTSNLNIIIAGGGRVGFRTAEILADRGHDVTIIERDERTVSNIADEWTATVIEGDATDPDIIEQAGIERADAIAALTGVSGLNLAVCLAAAELAPGIRTVARIDSAVGDAYTRFVDAVLSPERAGARLAANEILGSDVQTLADVTGTLDIMLVRVAEGAPAAGKQLTDVRFPAGTLIVSDDDGQRIARSDTTLSPGRRYVVAVEPDVAEEVMNLMRG
- a CDS encoding TRC40/GET3/ArsA family transport-energizing ATPase produces the protein MERFVFFGGKGGVGKTTVSCAYAYRCADAGVRTLVVSTDPAHSVSDVFDQQFGDDPESVAGVDRLDAMEIDPEDEMQRHLQEIREGLSEQVSTAMVSEINRQLEMSHGTPGAYEAALFDAFVTVMREESDPYDRVVFDTAPTGSTLRLLGLPEFLGDWIDRLLYKRKQSIDLFEKAAIGDMEPRRLMDGDPVLERLQRRKEFFEYAGDAMRNNAAFFLVLNPDQLSVNETGRAIEGFTDRDLRVRGLVANKLTPPPDDDEDGRGARYLRDKVQTERDRIQQVREGFEPPLVAEIESRTREVRGSLLSDVAAELDVETSPPNST